In Vigna angularis cultivar LongXiaoDou No.4 chromosome 8, ASM1680809v1, whole genome shotgun sequence, one DNA window encodes the following:
- the LOC108345219 gene encoding cytochrome P450 736A117: MMNFLNGTISPWFIIPMLAFFISLAFPTILNLLSKLNSKSAKNLPPSPPKLPVIGNLHQLGNLTHHTLQSFAQTYGPLMVLHFGKVPVLVVSNAEAAREILKNQDHVFCNRPHRKMFDIFWYGSRDVASAPYGHYWRQVKSICVLHLLSGKKVQRFRRVREEEAMIMVEKVMESCGSLKAVNLTDLFSDVTNDIVCRSVIGRRYEGSVLRGPMSMLEEFLGASVIGDYIPWLDWVGRVNGMYGRAKCVAKQLDEFLDEVVDEHVRMRNHDGDVVNGGDMQNDFVDILLEIQKTSSTTDFQVDRTIMKALIMDMFGAGTDTTLAVLEWAMTELLRHPNAMQKLQDEVRSVARAKTHVTEEDLNEMTYLKAVIKEILRLHPPSPILIPRESMQDTKVMGYDIAVGTQVLVNAWAISTDPSYWDQPLQFQPERFLKSSIDIKGHDFELIPFGAGRRGCPGIAFAMVVNELVLANTVQQFDWTVPAGVVGDQTFCLSETTGLTVHRKLPLLALASPHVKSSK; this comes from the exons ATGATGAATTTTCTGAATGGAACCATCTCCCCGTGGTTCATCATTCCCATGCTAGCTTTCTTCATCTCACTAGCCTTTCCCACCATACTCAATCTTCTATCCAAACTCAACTCAAAATCAGCAAAAAACTTACCACCATCTCCACCGAAGCTTCCAGTAATAGGAAATCTCCACCAACTTGGCAACCTCACTCACCACACTCTCCAATCCTTTGCCCAAACCTATGGCCCTTTGATGGTGCTCCACTTTGGGAAGGTGCCAGTTCTTGTGGTCTCAAACGCCGAAGCAGCACGTGAGATTCTGAAAAACCAAGACCACGTTTTCTGTAACAGACCACATCGTAAGATGTTTGATATCTTCTGGTATGGTTCGAGAGATGTGGCATCTGCTCCATATGGGCACTACTGGAGGCAGGTGAAGAGTATCTGTGTGTTGCATCTGCTGAGTGGGAAAAAAGTTCAGCGCTTTCGTAGAGTGAGGGAAGAGGAAGCTATGATAATGGTAGAGAAAGTTATGGAGAGCTGTGGTTCTCTGAAGGCAGTGAACTTAACTGATTTGTTCTCTGATGTGACGAATGATATAGTGTGTAGGAGTGTTATAGGAAGAAGATATGAAGGGAGTGTTCTTAGGGGGCCAATGAGCATGTTGGAAGAGTTTTTGGGGGCTTCTGTTATAGGGGATTATATACCTTGGCTTGATTGGGTTGGAAGAGTTAATGGAATGTATGGTAGGGCAAAGTGTGTGGCTAAACAGCTTGATGAATTTTTGGATGAGGTTGTTGATGAACATGTTCGTATGAGAAATCATGATGGTGATGTTGTTAATGGTGGTGATATGCAGAATGATTTTGTTGATATCTTGCTGGAGATTCAGAAAACAAGCTCCACAACAGATTTTCAGGTTGATAGGACTATCATGAAGGCTTTGATCATG GATATGTTTGGTGCAGGAACTGATACCACCCTTGCAGTGTTAGAATGGGCTATGACAGAGCTGTTGAGACACCCAAATGCGATGCAGAAACTACAAGATGAGGTGAGAAGTGTGGCTAGGGCAAAGACTCATGTAACTGAGGAGGATTTGAATGAGATGACATACTTGAAAGCAGTGATTAAAGAGATTCTGAGATTGCATCCACCATCTCCTATACTGATTCCAAGGGAATCCATGCAAGACACCAAAGTGATGGGTTATGATATTGCAGTTGGCACACAGGTACTGGTCAATGCTTGGGCAATTTCCACAGACCCTTCCTATTGGGATCAACCTCTTCAGTTTCAACCAGAGAGATTCTTGAAGAGTTCGATAGATATCAAAGGGCATGATTTCGAATTGATTCCATTTGGAGCAGGAAGAAGGGGTTGTCCAGGAATAGCTTTTGCCATGGTTGTGAATGAGTTGGTTCTTGCAAACACTGTGCAGCAGTTTGATTGGACTGTGCCTGCTGGAGTGGTGGGGGACCAGACATTTTGCTTGTCTGAAACAACTGGATTGACTGTTCATAGAAAACTACCTCTTCTGGCACTTGCATCTCCTCATGTGAAGTCTTCCAAATAA